The Henckelia pumila isolate YLH828 chromosome 2, ASM3356847v2, whole genome shotgun sequence genome includes a window with the following:
- the LOC140880260 gene encoding putative SWI/SNF-related matrix-associated actin-dependent regulator of chromatin subfamily A member 3-like 1 isoform X1, producing MESASHDHHHHQQDPVDIFMTLDHWPSTPPFDEGSSSSSSSDTYMLGFVIVNIVGLRYYQGTISGRELVALVRDEFNPYDPHAIKVLNTRSVQIGHVERSAAAVLSPLIDENLVTLEGIVPKLPGKGRIYSISCQVHIFSRIEDFERAKLAIANGGLQLIAETDASFTVSEAVAVREKKCILEEKSVDEIFKLLDLKVCNKGAAEALEPPKSIITSELFSHQKEGLGWLVSRETSCELPPFWVAKDGVYVNELTNYQTGTRPEPIRGGIFADDMGLGKTLTLLSLIAFDKAAHSSIDVDVGNDAELHEECVPLLSKKSKRKRGSEKTENSRKKQKVEDHKQSDALEPMTTLIVCPPSVFSTWITQLEEHTRRGSFKVYIYYGERTKDAKELQKYDIVLTTYSTLAAEESSVKSPIKNIEWRRVILDEAHVIKNVNSQQSRAVTKLNSKRRWAISGTPIQNSSYDLFSLMAFLKFEPFSVKSLWNSLIQRPLSQGDEKGISRLQGLMAAISLRRTKEKGLVDLPSKSIETFFVNLREEEREVYDQMEGEAGKIVQGYISDESLMVNYSTILGILIRLRQICTDLALCPSDLRALIPPGKIEGIQSDFTILCGSVASSSSNPSHLIVLDVKNNPKLLQKLLSVLQDGEDFDCPICICPPTDIIITCCAHIFCRSCILKTLKRTKPCCPLCRHPLSESDLFKAPPESSQAIPSGASSSIISSKVAALLRLLSMSRDQNPSTKSVIFSQFRKMLLLLEVPLREAGFKVLRLDGSSNAKKRAQVIKEFEVPAPEGPTILLASLKASSAGINLTAASRVYLLEPWWNPAVEEQAMDRVHRIGQKDDVKIVRLIARDTIEERILQLQANKKMLARKAFGKKSSKDQREISRDDLRALMNL from the exons ATGGAATCGGCGTCCcacgatcatcatcatcatcagcaGGACCCTGTTGATATTTTCATGACTCTGGACCACTGGCCTTCCACCCCACCCTTCGAcgagggttcgtcttcctcgtCTTCCTCTGACACCTATATGCTCGGATTTGTCATCGTTAACATCGTCGGCCTCCGATACTACCAGGGTACCATCAGCGGCCGCGAGCTCGTCGCTTTGGTTCGGGATGAATTCAACCCCTATGACCCACATGCCATTAAGGTTCTTAATACCAGGTCGGTTCAAATCGGCCACGTCGAGCGCTCCGCCGCTGCGGTTTTGTCCCCTTTGATCGATGAAAATTTGGTTACTCTCGAGG GAATTGTGCCGAAACTGCCAGGAAAGGGAAGAATTTACAGCATTTCCTGTCAAGTTCACATCTTTTCAAGAATAGAGGATTTTGAGAGGGCAAAACTGGCAATTGCTAATGGTGGGCTGCAGTTAATTGCTGAAACCGATGCATCTTTTACAGTATCAGAGGCAGTGGCCGTGAGGGAGAAAAAATGTATTTTAGAGGAGAAGAGTGTGGATGAGATATTTAAATTGTTGGACTTGAAGGTTTGTAACAAAGGTGCCGCTGAAGCATTGGAGCCACCTAAAAGCATTATAACTTCTGAACTTTTCTCTCATCAAAAGGAAGGCTTGGGGTGGTTGGTTAGCAGGGAGACTTCATGTGAATTGCCTCCATTTTGGGTAGCAAAAGATGGGGTTTATGTGAATGAATTAACCAATTACCAGACTGGTACAAGACCTGAGCCTATAAGAGGTGGAATATTCGCAGACGATATGGGCCTGGGTAAAACTCTCACTCTCCTTTCATTGATTGCTTTTGATAAAGCTGCCCATTCATCTATCGATGTGGATGTTGGAAATGATGCTGAACTACATGAAGAATGTGTTCCTCTTTTGAGCAAAAAGTCAAAGAGAAAAAGAGGCAGCGAAAAGActgaaaattcaagaaagaaGCAAAAGGTCGAGGATCACAAACAATCTGATGCATTGGAGCCCATGACCACACTAATTGTTTGTCCACCTTCAGTATTTTCGACATGGATAACACAGTTAGAAGAGCACACAAGAAGAGGAAGTTTTAAGGTTTATATATACTATGGAGAACGGACCAAAGATGCTAAAGAGCTTCAGAAGTATGATATTGTTCTAACAACATATTCTACATTAGCTGCTGAAGAGTCTTCGGTCAAGTCTCCTATAAAAAATATTGAGTGGAGACGAGTTATTTTGGATGAGGCGCATGTGATTAAGAATGTGAATTCTCAACAGAGTCGTGCTGTCACTAAACTGAACTCTAAGCGTAGATGGGCTATTTCTGGCACACCCATACAAAACTCCTCCTATGATTTGTTTTCTTTAATGGCTTTTTTGAAGTTTGAACCATTTTCTGTTAAAAGCCTCTGGAATAGTTTGATACAACGTCCTCTCTCTCAGGGAGATGAGAAGGGCATCTCCCGGCTGCAG GGTCTCATGGCTGCAATATCTTTGAGGAGAACCAAAGAGAAGGGATTGGTTGATCTACCATCTAAAAGCATAGAGACCTTTTTTGTAAACCTCCGTGAAGAGGAACGTGAGGTTTATGATCAGATGGAAGGAGAGGCAGGAAAGATTGTTCAAGGCTACATTTCTGATGAAAGTTTGATGGTAAATTATTCTACCATACTTGGCATACTTATACGTCTTCGTCAGATTTGCACAGATCTAGCCCTGTGCCCTTCAGATCTCAGAGCACTCATTCCCCCAGGCAAAATTGAAGGTATTCAGTCTGATTTCACCATTCTCTGCGGCTCTGTGGCTTCGTCCTCCTCTAATCCATCTCATTTAATTGTATTAG ATGTGAAGAACAATCCAAAATTACTCCAAAAATTGCTCTCAGTGTTGCAAGATGGAGAAGATTTCGACTGTCCAATCTGCATATGCCCACCAACAGATATTATAATAACATGCTGCGCTCACATCTTTTGCCGATCCTGCATTTTGAAGACGCTCAAACGAACTAAACCCTGTTGTCCATTGTGCCGCCATCCTCTTTCAGAGTCCGATCTCTTCAAAGCCCCTCCGGAGTCTTCTCAGGCAATTCCTTCTGGAGCTTCATCTTCAATTATTTCGTCCAAAGTTGCTGCTCTGTTAAGACTGCTGTCTATGTCTAGAGATCAGAACCCATCGACGAAATCAGTCATATTCTcccaattccgaaagatgttacTTTTACTCGAAGTACCACTTAGAGAAGCTGGTTTTAAAGTACTCCGTTTAGATGGATCATCGAATGCAAAAAAGAGAGCTCAGGTGATCAAAGAATTTGAAGTCCCTGCACCAGAAGGTCCGACAATCTTGCTTGCAAGTCTAAAAGCTTCAAGTGCGGGTATAAACCTTACTGCTGCTTCGAGGGTATACTTACTCGAGCCATGGTGGAATCCAGCAGTGGAGGAACAGGCTATGGACAGGGTCCACCGAATAGGCCAAAAAGATGATGTGAAGATCGTGAGATTGATAGCCAGAGATACAATAGAGGAGAGGATTTTACAACTCCAAGCAAACAAAAAGATGCTAGCTAGGAAAGCATTTGGTAAGAAGAGTTCCAAGGATCAGAGAGAGATCAGCAGAGATGATCTTCGCGCACTGATGAACTTGTGA
- the LOC140880260 gene encoding putative SWI/SNF-related matrix-associated actin-dependent regulator of chromatin subfamily A member 3-like 1 isoform X2 yields MESASHDHHHHQQDPVDIFMTLDHWPSTPPFDEGSSSSSSSDTYMLGFVIVNIVGLRYYQGTISGRELVALVRDEFNPYDPHAIKVLNTRSVQIGHVERSAAAVLSPLIDENLVTLEGIVPKLPGKGRIYSISCQVHIFSRIEDFERAKLAIANGGLQLIAETDASFTVSEAVAVREKKCILEEKSVDEIFKLLDLKVCNKGAAEALEPPKSIITSELFSHQKEGLGWLVSRETSCELPPFWVAKDGVYVNELTNYQTGTRPEPIRGGIFADDMGLGKTLTLLSLIAFDKAAHSSIDVDVGNDAELHEECVPLLSKKSKRKRGSEKTENSRKKQKVEDHKQSDALEPMTTLIVCPPSVFSTWITQLEEHTRRGSFKVYIYYGERTKDAKELQKYDIVLTTYSTLAAEESSVKSPIKNIEWRRVILDEAHVIKNVNSQQSRAVTKLNSKRRWAISGTPIQNSSYDLFSLMAFLKFEPFSVKSLWNSLIQRPLSQGDEKGISRLQGLMAAISLRRTKEKGLVDLPSKSIETFFVNLREEEREVYDQMEGEAGKIVQGYISDESLMVNYSTILGILIRLRQICTDLALCPSDLRALIPPGKIEDVKNNPKLLQKLLSVLQDGEDFDCPICICPPTDIIITCCAHIFCRSCILKTLKRTKPCCPLCRHPLSESDLFKAPPESSQAIPSGASSSIISSKVAALLRLLSMSRDQNPSTKSVIFSQFRKMLLLLEVPLREAGFKVLRLDGSSNAKKRAQVIKEFEVPAPEGPTILLASLKASSAGINLTAASRVYLLEPWWNPAVEEQAMDRVHRIGQKDDVKIVRLIARDTIEERILQLQANKKMLARKAFGKKSSKDQREISRDDLRALMNL; encoded by the exons ATGGAATCGGCGTCCcacgatcatcatcatcatcagcaGGACCCTGTTGATATTTTCATGACTCTGGACCACTGGCCTTCCACCCCACCCTTCGAcgagggttcgtcttcctcgtCTTCCTCTGACACCTATATGCTCGGATTTGTCATCGTTAACATCGTCGGCCTCCGATACTACCAGGGTACCATCAGCGGCCGCGAGCTCGTCGCTTTGGTTCGGGATGAATTCAACCCCTATGACCCACATGCCATTAAGGTTCTTAATACCAGGTCGGTTCAAATCGGCCACGTCGAGCGCTCCGCCGCTGCGGTTTTGTCCCCTTTGATCGATGAAAATTTGGTTACTCTCGAGG GAATTGTGCCGAAACTGCCAGGAAAGGGAAGAATTTACAGCATTTCCTGTCAAGTTCACATCTTTTCAAGAATAGAGGATTTTGAGAGGGCAAAACTGGCAATTGCTAATGGTGGGCTGCAGTTAATTGCTGAAACCGATGCATCTTTTACAGTATCAGAGGCAGTGGCCGTGAGGGAGAAAAAATGTATTTTAGAGGAGAAGAGTGTGGATGAGATATTTAAATTGTTGGACTTGAAGGTTTGTAACAAAGGTGCCGCTGAAGCATTGGAGCCACCTAAAAGCATTATAACTTCTGAACTTTTCTCTCATCAAAAGGAAGGCTTGGGGTGGTTGGTTAGCAGGGAGACTTCATGTGAATTGCCTCCATTTTGGGTAGCAAAAGATGGGGTTTATGTGAATGAATTAACCAATTACCAGACTGGTACAAGACCTGAGCCTATAAGAGGTGGAATATTCGCAGACGATATGGGCCTGGGTAAAACTCTCACTCTCCTTTCATTGATTGCTTTTGATAAAGCTGCCCATTCATCTATCGATGTGGATGTTGGAAATGATGCTGAACTACATGAAGAATGTGTTCCTCTTTTGAGCAAAAAGTCAAAGAGAAAAAGAGGCAGCGAAAAGActgaaaattcaagaaagaaGCAAAAGGTCGAGGATCACAAACAATCTGATGCATTGGAGCCCATGACCACACTAATTGTTTGTCCACCTTCAGTATTTTCGACATGGATAACACAGTTAGAAGAGCACACAAGAAGAGGAAGTTTTAAGGTTTATATATACTATGGAGAACGGACCAAAGATGCTAAAGAGCTTCAGAAGTATGATATTGTTCTAACAACATATTCTACATTAGCTGCTGAAGAGTCTTCGGTCAAGTCTCCTATAAAAAATATTGAGTGGAGACGAGTTATTTTGGATGAGGCGCATGTGATTAAGAATGTGAATTCTCAACAGAGTCGTGCTGTCACTAAACTGAACTCTAAGCGTAGATGGGCTATTTCTGGCACACCCATACAAAACTCCTCCTATGATTTGTTTTCTTTAATGGCTTTTTTGAAGTTTGAACCATTTTCTGTTAAAAGCCTCTGGAATAGTTTGATACAACGTCCTCTCTCTCAGGGAGATGAGAAGGGCATCTCCCGGCTGCAG GGTCTCATGGCTGCAATATCTTTGAGGAGAACCAAAGAGAAGGGATTGGTTGATCTACCATCTAAAAGCATAGAGACCTTTTTTGTAAACCTCCGTGAAGAGGAACGTGAGGTTTATGATCAGATGGAAGGAGAGGCAGGAAAGATTGTTCAAGGCTACATTTCTGATGAAAGTTTGATGGTAAATTATTCTACCATACTTGGCATACTTATACGTCTTCGTCAGATTTGCACAGATCTAGCCCTGTGCCCTTCAGATCTCAGAGCACTCATTCCCCCAGGCAAAATTGAAG ATGTGAAGAACAATCCAAAATTACTCCAAAAATTGCTCTCAGTGTTGCAAGATGGAGAAGATTTCGACTGTCCAATCTGCATATGCCCACCAACAGATATTATAATAACATGCTGCGCTCACATCTTTTGCCGATCCTGCATTTTGAAGACGCTCAAACGAACTAAACCCTGTTGTCCATTGTGCCGCCATCCTCTTTCAGAGTCCGATCTCTTCAAAGCCCCTCCGGAGTCTTCTCAGGCAATTCCTTCTGGAGCTTCATCTTCAATTATTTCGTCCAAAGTTGCTGCTCTGTTAAGACTGCTGTCTATGTCTAGAGATCAGAACCCATCGACGAAATCAGTCATATTCTcccaattccgaaagatgttacTTTTACTCGAAGTACCACTTAGAGAAGCTGGTTTTAAAGTACTCCGTTTAGATGGATCATCGAATGCAAAAAAGAGAGCTCAGGTGATCAAAGAATTTGAAGTCCCTGCACCAGAAGGTCCGACAATCTTGCTTGCAAGTCTAAAAGCTTCAAGTGCGGGTATAAACCTTACTGCTGCTTCGAGGGTATACTTACTCGAGCCATGGTGGAATCCAGCAGTGGAGGAACAGGCTATGGACAGGGTCCACCGAATAGGCCAAAAAGATGATGTGAAGATCGTGAGATTGATAGCCAGAGATACAATAGAGGAGAGGATTTTACAACTCCAAGCAAACAAAAAGATGCTAGCTAGGAAAGCATTTGGTAAGAAGAGTTCCAAGGATCAGAGAGAGATCAGCAGAGATGATCTTCGCGCACTGATGAACTTGTGA